From Paenibacillus sp. FSL H8-0537:
ATGACATGACCGATAGCCGCAAAGGGGCACAGCTCCAGTTAAGCCGGGTACGCAAGGAGTTTGCAGGCAAGGAGGTGCTAAAGGGCGTTGATCTGAAAATAGACCGTGGCGAATTTGTCGCCATCGTCGGCCGCAGCGGCTGTGGCAAAAGCACGCTGCTGCGGCTGATCGCCGGGCTGGATTTGCCGACGGAGGGCACGCTGCTGCTCGGCAGCGGCGAACAGCAAAGCGTAGGGACAGATATTCGCGTGCTGTTTCAGGAGGCGCGCTTGCTGCCCTGGAAGAGTGTGCTGGACAATGTGCGGATCGGCACGCCAGGCAAGGATAAGGCGAAGGCAGCGGAGGCGCTGGCGCAAGTTGGGCTTGCGGACCGCGCAGGCGAATGGCCGCATGTGCTTTCCGGCGGGCAGAAGCAGCGGGTTGCGCTGGCGCGGGGGCTGGCAAGCAAGCCTCGCCTGCTGCTGCTGGATGAGCCGCTGGGCGCGCTCGATGCGTTGACGCGCATTGAAATGCAGCAGCTGATTGAACGGCTGTGGCTGGAGCAGGGCTTCACGGTCGTTCTCGTCACGCATGATGTGAGCGAGGCCGTTGCGCTGGCAGACCGGGTTATTTTGATTGAGGAAGGCGTCATCTCCCTCGACAAGCGAATTACGCTAGATCGGCCGCGCAGCCGGGACAGCGGATTTATATATTTTGAAAACCTTATTCTAAATAAGGTGCTTGGCAAACAGGAAATACCGCTGCAGAAGAAGGTCAGCTATACGATATAAACAGCGGTCAACGGACGGCTGCAACCTAAGGACAAAGACTTAGTTCATATGAACTAAGTCTTTGTCCTTTTTATATTCATTTCAATGGTTTTGCAGCCGATAAAGGAAGAAGAAGGAAAATGAAAGCAGATAAGAGAAATCTATTTTCTTTTATAAGTTGAACAAAAGAAATGAATAGAGCAGGGGAGAAACGGAGAGAAAGATTGGAACTGTAGGAGCGATAGCGATCACCTTTGTTTTCGGAATTCATCATCAAAAAAGAATCATTAAAGAAATCTGAAAACAACAGCGGCCGGAAGTCCAAACTTTCTCGTAGTGACGACCTTAGCACTATGAATATCACCTAGTTTTACTTATATAGAAAGGATTTCATAGGAGGCAGGAGTAGGATGAGTAGCATTCGTATTCACATCATGCTGGCTATTATTATTTTTGCAGTGCTGTCTGGAACAGTTGTAGGGTTTACAGGTTTGTATACTAGCAATACCATTTTGGAGCGCTATTCGCGGGATAATGCAGGGCTGACGGTCGATAGCGCCGCTGGCGAGCTGGATTCCAAAATCAATGCCATTCAAAATTCGGTTGATGGCCTGGCCATAACCGCTGTATCGCTGCTGGACAATTTGGAGCGCTTCAAGACAGATGGCGAATACGTTAGGCAATATGAAGAAACGCTGCGCCCGATTGCTGCGCAGTTTGCGGATGAGACGGAGGGCGCCATGTCCTTCTATGTACGGTTTAATCCTGCGTTTACCACTCCTACCTCCGGCATTTTTCATGCGGACTCGGATGACAGCGGCAAGATGCAGCAGCTGACACCAACCGATTTCAGCCAATATGATTCTAGCGATACCGCTCATGTAGGCTGGTATTATCTCCCCGTCCAGTCGGGAAAGGCGATGTGGCTCGACCCGTACCGCAATGAAAATATCGGCGTCGATATGATCAGCTATACAGTGCCGTTGTTTAAAAATGGAGAATCCGTCGGCATTGTGGGGATGGATATCCGTTTTGATCTTTTTCAAAGCTTTCTAGGCGATATTCGAACGTTTGATGATACCTATGCGGTTCTGGTTAATGCCAGCCAGAAGCTGCTTATTGATCCTGTCCATACAGAGGCTGCTGTGCTTAAAGATGTGGATGCGGCCTTCGCCCAAAAGGTTGAGCAGGAGCCAAAGGGAATCATGCTGACGGATTGGGGCGGAGAAGAGACGCTCGTTGCCTATGCGAATTTGTCGAATGACTATACGTTAATTGTGGCATCGCCCACCCATGATATTTATCAGGAGGTTAACCAGCAGACGTGGCTCATTCTTTATTTGCTGCTGGGCGTCATTGTGCTCGCCGTGCTGACCGCACTCCTTGTAGGCTCGCGCATGGTGCGGCCGCTGAAGCGAATCGTAGCGGATATGGAGCTGGTCAGCGCCGGACAACTGGATGTGCAGTCTCGCTATACAGGCAAGGATGAAATTGGACGCATCGGCAGCGGCTTTAATCATATGGTGCAGCAGCTGCGCCGCTTGACGGGCAGCATTAAGGAAACGACTGTGGAAATCGGCCAGTCGTCCCATACGCTGCTGGCCGTATCGCAGCAGACGACGGCTGCGGCGCAGGAAATGACCGCATCGGTCGCGGAAATTGCCAAGGGCAATCGGTCGCAATCGGCGATGCTGGCTTCCTGTGCGGATACCGCTACAGAGCTTGCGGATCAAGCTTCCGCGCTGCGCGACCAGACGGAGGAGGTATGGCAGGGCATCGTGCGGATGAATGAGGGCAATGAGCAGGGGCTTGTCTTGATGCAGGAGCTGGCAAGGCGCAATGACAGCAGCAATGAGGCGACGCAGCAGATCGGCGAAATCATTAGCGATTTGCGGAGCAAGGCGGAAAGCGTGAATCAAATTTTGACGACGATTAGCGGCATCGCCAAGCAGACGGGCATTTTGGCGCTGAACGCTTCGATTGAAGCTTCCAGAGCGGGAGAGTCGGGTCGGAGCTTCGCTGTCGTAGCGGAGGAAGTGGGCAAGCTTGCCCAGCAGTCGCGCGAGGCGACGGAAGAAACGGTGGCGCTCATTTCAGGTGTGCAGCAGGATATCGGGAAAACCGTTGTCTCTATGGCGGATGTGAGGGAGCAAAGCAGCAGGCAATCCGAGGTGGTGAAGCAGATGGATGAAGCGCTGCGCCACATCTCGCTGTCCGTATCAGGCAGCACGCGCCAAATCAAGGAGAGCAGCGAGCATATTGCTAAGCTTAGCATCGGTGTCGGCCAAGTGCATGAGCAGCTTGGCAGCCTTGCGGTTATTGCGGCGCAGAGCAGCGATTTGTCCAATCAGGTGGCCGAGGCAGTGGAGGAGCAGACGGATGGCTTTGAGCAGGTAACCGCTGCTGCTGAGCAGCTTGGCGGATTAGTGGAGCGGCTGGATAGTGCCGTTCAAGCTTTTCATGCAGAGGGGAGCGAACTCACGGGGAGCGGGCGGGAAGGAAGCGCTGTGTAAGCTGATTGCATCGTATTAGCAGCTGGTACTAAGAGAAGATGGTACTATTTATTCCAGCGAAAACAGGTAAGATAAGGCTATCAAACAAATAACCGCAAGGTTATACGGGAGGACGCCTATCATGGAAAATCAAATGCCTGTTCGCAAATCAATGAACTTTTACCGTCGCCGGAATACACCAACTTATACGTTTATGGCTTGGGGAGCTTTTGTACTCGCATTCGCCTTTGAATTTATCGGCATTTATACGCTCAATCAGCCGCTTTCAGTTCAGGGCTACTACGCCGTAACAGGAATTTTGCTCGTCATTACTTCGTTTACGCTCCAGAAGCTTGCCCGCGACAATGATGAGGATAAATTTCTGAAGGAGCAAAATCCTTCCTATCGCAATCGCAACACGCCAGCCTTTACGTTCATGGCTTGGATCGGCTTTATCATTGCTGTGCTTGCGCAATACATCGGCCTGTACACCTTGGAGGAGCCATTCTATGTAAAAGGCTACTACGCTATTGCCGGAGCTTTCCTGATTGTAGCTTGCCTCGTGCTTCAGAAAACGGTTCGCGATAATGAGGAGGATAAAGTGCATTTGGGTCCGGAAGAGGAGTAAGACCGGCGCATTCTAGGGCATGTATGCAAATGTATGCAAATAGCAAGCAAATAGCAAGCAAATGTAAGCAAGCCAGCTCATGATCCTATTATTTGGCGGACCCAGCAGCGGCTATTTCAACGGAATTACGAGTTAAGGAACAGGCTCCGGACCCAGAAGCCGCTAATGCGCTGCTGTTAGCCATTTTGACGGGAAAATGAGGGTGATAACGGCTTTCCTGTCCGCCTACGGCCTGAAATCGGATTAAAAGCCAAAATAGCGAAACCTCAGTCCGTCAAAAAAGAGGGGGCGTCTCGAGCTGTATTTCTTCAGCAAGGCTCGGATGCTGCGCTTCTTTAATGGGCAGGCTGCATGTGAATGAAAAGTGCACTTCTCAGAATTAGGTATTGGAAAAGTCTGCGTAAGCTGGCGCTAATCCAAAATCATTCTGGGAGGTGCACTTTTATTTTTTTGTTACCCGTTAATAATTTCCCCGCCGTTGACATGCATCATCTGTCCGGTGACATAGCTGGAATCATCCGATGCGAGATAGACGTAAGCGGCGGCAAGCTCGGCAGGCTGGCCAGGGCGTTTCATCGGCGTATCGCCGCCGAAGGTGGCGACCTTCTGTGCGTCGAAGCTGGACGGAATAAGCGGCGTCCAGATGGGACCCGGTGCGACGCCATTGACCCGAATGCCTTGTCCCGCCAAATTGGCGGATAGGGCGCGGGTGAAGGAGACGATCGCGCCTTTGGTGGCCGAATAGTCGATCAGCGTCTCATTGCCGCGATAGGCGGTAATCGATGCCGTATTAATAATGGATGCGCCTTGCTTCAAATGGGCGAGCGCCGCTTTCGTCAAATAAAATATCGCGAACACGTTGGTGCGGAACGTAGCGGTAAGCTGCTCCGCCGTAATATCCTCAAGGCGCTGCTGCACATGCTGCTCTGCAGCATTGTTGACGATGATGTCGAGCTTGCCGAATGCCTGAACCGTCTGCTCGACCGCTTGTTGACAGAAGGCTTCATCCCCGATATCGCCAGAAATCAGCAGGCAGCGTCTACCAAGCTGCTCAATCTCCTGTTTTACAACCTTCGCGTCGGAGTCCTCTTCCAAATAAACGATGCTGACATCGCAGCCCTCCATTGCAAAAGCGATCGCTGCGGCACGTCCAATTCCGCTGTCCCCTCCGGTAATAATCGCAGCTTTGCCCGTCAGTTTTCCAGCAGCCTTATAAGTTGCGGATTTATAGACAGGCTGCGGATGCATAACGGATTCCAGTCCGGGCTGCTGATCCTGATGCTGGGGCGGCAGCGTCTGGGCTGGCGCTTGTGTTGTAGATGGACTCATCCTATAACCTCCTTGTAATGGCGCGGCATGCGCCTGTAACAAAACGTTCTTATTGTGGAATAAACGTGCAGAGGTTATACATGGTTTTCCGTCATTTTACAGCATGCTGGCGATACCAGTCATTTGCTTCCTGTAGCACCTTAGTTCCGCCCGCCTTCATAAACTCATGGACGAAACGGTCAAAGTCCTCTAGCGGCTTCTCGCCGGTAATAAAGGCGACATAGGCTTTGTTTTTTAACTTGATTAATTCAGCTCCGTTATGGATTAAGGAGGGAGTCGCAACCTCCAAAGCGTTGTAGATGCCATCTTGATCAAGGTTCAAGGTTGAGGCCCATCGCTCTCTTCGTTCTTTAGGGACCAAGGGTACCGTCATGCCTAAATTGGCGCCGATTGTATTTTGATAGTTGAACATGGTGTCATAGGGAGGCAGCACAATGACATCCTCCTTCACGTTTCCTGCCCATGTCCAGTGTGTGCCTTTGATCCCATATTTCATTGAGGCATATTCATCCGGGTCGGGACTCGCGCTCACATAGTCAAGTATTTGAAGGATCATCTCCATCTTGCCTGGATCAACGGCTGCGTCAGCTCCGATAGCGGTGAAGCTCATCAGCATATCATAGGCCTTGGAGCCTCGTTTTCCTTCCGGTCCACGAAAGGGCTGTCCGAACACAATTCGGGCCTGCGGATTGCCCGCCGTTAGTTCCTTTGCGTTAAATGTAGCTTCTACCGGAAGCTCCGCGCCATTCGCGCCGTCCTCATCCTCAAAGACTAAATAATCGCCATCTTGAATCCAGTGATAGTAATTGCCCATGGAGGTCATGCCGATTTTGCCATTGATAAAGGCATGGGACAGATGCTTGTAGCCCCCTTTATTTTCGCCGGTAATAAACTCGGGATCGATGATGCCATCAGCGTACCACTTACGAAGATAGTGCAGTGCCTCCTGCATTTCCGGCTCCAATGCGCCGATGATGAGCTTTTCATTTTTCACCCCGAAGTAAAGCTGGTCTGCGAAGACGATTTGCCCGAATGCGCCGAATACAACATTCATTCCTTCTCTGGACAAGCCGTACGTATCTTTCTTGCCATTGCCATCCGGATCTTCATTCGCGAATGCATAGATGACCTTCTCAAAATCAGCTAGCGTCTCAGGTACCGTCAGGCCCAGCTTATCGAGCCAATCCTCTCTATATACGACAGGTATGCGATAAATGTTTGTGGGATTGACGACAGGAATGCCATAATATTTGCCGTCGATTTTGCCATAATCCTGATAGGCGGGCGCATTTTCTCGAATGGCCTTCATAATGTTTGGAGCGTACTGATTAAGCATTTCCTCGGGAATTTCGGCCAGCAAGCCTTGCTGTTGATATTTCAGGAGATCCTGAGTCTGTCTGATTCTGAATAAATCGGGAATTTCACCCTGCGCCACCTTCATATCCAGAAGCGCTTCATAATTGTTGTTTTCTAAATTCCAGACGTCCAAATTGACATTGAATTTATTTTCAAGGAGGCGCACCATCTCCGCATGGTCTGGAACAGGCAGATTGAGATGCATCGTCCAGGAAATATTGTGCTGCGGGCTGTCAGAAGCTATGGGGGTTTGCAAATCCTTGGCAGCAGACAGGTGCACAGAGCTAGTTTCGCACCCGCTGACCAAGCTCATACATACGACGGCGATAAGGGCGATGATACGCTGTAATTCCTTCATTTTCATGATGAAACCTTCCTTGAATCGTATTTCTGCATGTACGGTATGGCCGAAACGGAAGCTTTGCCGCCAGAGGACGGCTTCAGCCGTTTACGCTTGAAATATAGGAAAGTATATGACTTCGCCATACTTTCTCTATATTTCTACGCGAAACGGAAGCTTTGCCGCCAAGGGACGGCGACAGCCGTTTACGCTTGTTTAACGGTATGGCGCAAATAATTGCCCGGTGTACACCCATGCCGTTCCTTAAATTTCTTAATAAAATAAGCCGCAGTCCTATAGCCGACTGTACTGGCAATTTGCTCAACAGACATATTATTGTTCACGATTAAAGCGGTCGCTTTTTCCATTCGCTGGCTGGTGACATAGTCGGTATAGGTGATGCCGCTCTCTTCCTTAAAGAGCTTGCTCAAATACTTGGGACTAATAAACACCTGGGCAGCCACCGTCTCAAGCGACAGATCCTCCGATAAATGGTTGCGAATATATTGCTTGGCAGCGTCAATGCTGGAGACAGCTCGATCGTTATTCCGTTTCTCCATTTGCTCAAGGCATGCCGATAAGGAGCTAACCAGCCATTCCTGAAAATGATAGATATTACGTGTCTCGTTAAACTGATTGTATAAATCCAAATGGCCTTGCTCGTGCTGCTGGTATCGAACGTTTTTCAAATAATCGGAGTAGACGTATACGGTGTTCGCCAAAACAAAGCGGCAATAATCGGCAGAGTACATGCCTTCCCGCATCGTCACCACCAATTGCTCTACCGCTGCCGCAATTTCGTGGGCTTGACGGGCATGCAATTTATCTCTGAACCTCATAAGCATCGCTTGCGGGATTTCTTCAAGGCTATGCTCGCGATCCAGTAGAGTACGATCGTTCAAAATGGATCTATCCGGCAGGAAATAGCCGTATTTTATTAAGTTTTGGGCTTCCATATAGCTTTGGTGAACCTCGATAATATCCTGTACCCAGCACCCCTGTGAAATTTGAAAATCCAGCTGAAACTGCTGCTTGGCTTCCGCTAATACAAAACGGGACAGCTGCTCTAAAAATTCGTCGCAGGTTTCGCTCGCGCAAACAAGGATAACGATCGTCTTGTCCGGCAGCTCCTCGGCAATGATATGCGCCTCCGGCACAGAAGCCCCCTCCAACTGGCTGATCATTCGGTACACGACATACTGCATTTCTCTGGAGCTTAAATGGGCATAGGCTTGGCCCGAATTTACAATCATGCTGCAATAATGACTGTAGGCCTGAGAGATGCCGAGAAAGGGGAGCTCTTCCGCCAATTTTTCTCTTGTATTGCTATTGTGGAGCAGGTTCAGCAATACATTATGCCTAATAACCGAGCTATTGGCCTGAAGCGTCTCTTCCAGATTGCTGACCTTATCGTTCAGCCTAATGAAAGCGGTATCAATAAACTTGAATTCATTCGTCACATTTTCAGGCGCATGCCCGGATAAGTCCTTTATTCTTCCCGCCAATCGCTTAATTGGGCTGTAACTTACTCTCGCAAAAATCCCGGATAATACGATTCCTATCAATAGAGCAGCTACACAGATAACAAGTACAAGCTTTTGCACGAAAATCAACTTTTGATAGAAGAAGCTGGCAGGCATGGCGCTGTACATTTTCCAGCCGGTCGATGGCAGCGTTTGGTAGGAAACCGCATAAGGGGCATCATTAATCGTGTCTTTAAAGCGGCCAGACTCCGCCTGGGACAGCAAGGTTTCGGTGATGCTGGAGTCGGGAGCGTTGTGCAAACCTAGGCCTTCTTCGTCTGAACCCGTGATCAGGCTCCCGGAACGATCTAATATAAACGTGCTTTCATATTGCGCGGGCATCATATTCCGAATAACCCCGCTAATCGCACTTTCCTTCAAGTCAATCGCAATGATCAGATCACTGTTTTCGCCAGAGGCTTGAAAGGGATAGCTATGCGTGTAGGTGATCAAGGCTTCTTTTTTGCTATTCGGCAGGCTGGAATAAATATCTTGTGGTATCAATCGGGTTGTTGTCCAGAGCTGGTTTTGCTTATTGCCTCGCATCCCATTCATCCAATCGGCAAAAAATACGGCGCTGCTGCCTTGGTTGGCATTGAATTTCAGCCCATAATTGGAGGAGAGCATGACATTTTGCTCCGGATAGTATAAATGCGCCGCATAGATGAGGTCTGAATGGGCAGCCACTTGTGACTGGAGCAATTCCTGCAGATCAATGGCTTTGCTAAGGTTGTTTTTATAGGAGGAATCGGCAAATAAACGAATATCTGCGGTTTTATCGAGAGATAGATT
This genomic window contains:
- a CDS encoding methyl-accepting chemotaxis protein, whose amino-acid sequence is MSSIRIHIMLAIIIFAVLSGTVVGFTGLYTSNTILERYSRDNAGLTVDSAAGELDSKINAIQNSVDGLAITAVSLLDNLERFKTDGEYVRQYEETLRPIAAQFADETEGAMSFYVRFNPAFTTPTSGIFHADSDDSGKMQQLTPTDFSQYDSSDTAHVGWYYLPVQSGKAMWLDPYRNENIGVDMISYTVPLFKNGESVGIVGMDIRFDLFQSFLGDIRTFDDTYAVLVNASQKLLIDPVHTEAAVLKDVDAAFAQKVEQEPKGIMLTDWGGEETLVAYANLSNDYTLIVASPTHDIYQEVNQQTWLILYLLLGVIVLAVLTALLVGSRMVRPLKRIVADMELVSAGQLDVQSRYTGKDEIGRIGSGFNHMVQQLRRLTGSIKETTVEIGQSSHTLLAVSQQTTAAAQEMTASVAEIAKGNRSQSAMLASCADTATELADQASALRDQTEEVWQGIVRMNEGNEQGLVLMQELARRNDSSNEATQQIGEIISDLRSKAESVNQILTTISGIAKQTGILALNASIEASRAGESGRSFAVVAEEVGKLAQQSREATEETVALISGVQQDIGKTVVSMADVREQSSRQSEVVKQMDEALRHISLSVSGSTRQIKESSEHIAKLSIGVGQVHEQLGSLAVIAAQSSDLSNQVAEAVEEQTDGFEQVTAAAEQLGGLVERLDSAVQAFHAEGSELTGSGREGSAV
- a CDS encoding ATP-binding cassette domain-containing protein; the encoded protein is MTDSRKGAQLQLSRVRKEFAGKEVLKGVDLKIDRGEFVAIVGRSGCGKSTLLRLIAGLDLPTEGTLLLGSGEQQSVGTDIRVLFQEARLLPWKSVLDNVRIGTPGKDKAKAAEALAQVGLADRAGEWPHVLSGGQKQRVALARGLASKPRLLLLDEPLGALDALTRIEMQQLIERLWLEQGFTVVLVTHDVSEAVALADRVILIEEGVISLDKRITLDRPRSRDSGFIYFENLILNKVLGKQEIPLQKKVSYTI
- a CDS encoding AraC family transcriptional regulator; translation: MKKWNSVFANLAVSYISIVLVIVLLLCSVFYIYFSKSYEEELHSKNQLIIDNTAQTIEATVLQSVQQIYLNLSLDKTADIRLFADSSYKNNLSKAIDLQELLQSQVAAHSDLIYAAHLYYPEQNVMLSSNYGLKFNANQGSSAVFFADWMNGMRGNKQNQLWTTTRLIPQDIYSSLPNSKKEALITYTHSYPFQASGENSDLIIAIDLKESAISGVIRNMMPAQYESTFILDRSGSLITGSDEEGLGLHNAPDSSITETLLSQAESGRFKDTINDAPYAVSYQTLPSTGWKMYSAMPASFFYQKLIFVQKLVLVICVAALLIGIVLSGIFARVSYSPIKRLAGRIKDLSGHAPENVTNEFKFIDTAFIRLNDKVSNLEETLQANSSVIRHNVLLNLLHNSNTREKLAEELPFLGISQAYSHYCSMIVNSGQAYAHLSSREMQYVVYRMISQLEGASVPEAHIIAEELPDKTIVILVCASETCDEFLEQLSRFVLAEAKQQFQLDFQISQGCWVQDIIEVHQSYMEAQNLIKYGYFLPDRSILNDRTLLDREHSLEEIPQAMLMRFRDKLHARQAHEIAAAVEQLVVTMREGMYSADYCRFVLANTVYVYSDYLKNVRYQQHEQGHLDLYNQFNETRNIYHFQEWLVSSLSACLEQMEKRNNDRAVSSIDAAKQYIRNHLSEDLSLETVAAQVFISPKYLSKLFKEESGITYTDYVTSQRMEKATALIVNNNMSVEQIASTVGYRTAAYFIKKFKERHGCTPGNYLRHTVKQA
- a CDS encoding extracellular solute-binding protein, translating into MKMKELQRIIALIAVVCMSLVSGCETSSVHLSAAKDLQTPIASDSPQHNISWTMHLNLPVPDHAEMVRLLENKFNVNLDVWNLENNNYEALLDMKVAQGEIPDLFRIRQTQDLLKYQQQGLLAEIPEEMLNQYAPNIMKAIRENAPAYQDYGKIDGKYYGIPVVNPTNIYRIPVVYREDWLDKLGLTVPETLADFEKVIYAFANEDPDGNGKKDTYGLSREGMNVVFGAFGQIVFADQLYFGVKNEKLIIGALEPEMQEALHYLRKWYADGIIDPEFITGENKGGYKHLSHAFINGKIGMTSMGNYYHWIQDGDYLVFEDEDGANGAELPVEATFNAKELTAGNPQARIVFGQPFRGPEGKRGSKAYDMLMSFTAIGADAAVDPGKMEMILQILDYVSASPDPDEYASMKYGIKGTHWTWAGNVKEDVIVLPPYDTMFNYQNTIGANLGMTVPLVPKERRERWASTLNLDQDGIYNALEVATPSLIHNGAELIKLKNKAYVAFITGEKPLEDFDRFVHEFMKAGGTKVLQEANDWYRQHAVK
- a CDS encoding SDR family oxidoreductase, which encodes MSPSTTQAPAQTLPPQHQDQQPGLESVMHPQPVYKSATYKAAGKLTGKAAIITGGDSGIGRAAAIAFAMEGCDVSIVYLEEDSDAKVVKQEIEQLGRRCLLISGDIGDEAFCQQAVEQTVQAFGKLDIIVNNAAEQHVQQRLEDITAEQLTATFRTNVFAIFYLTKAALAHLKQGASIINTASITAYRGNETLIDYSATKGAIVSFTRALSANLAGQGIRVNGVAPGPIWTPLIPSSFDAQKVATFGGDTPMKRPGQPAELAAAYVYLASDDSSYVTGQMMHVNGGEIING
- a CDS encoding YiaA/YiaB family inner membrane protein, giving the protein MAWIGFIIAVLAQYIGLYTLEEPFYVKGYYAIAGAFLIVACLVLQKTVRDNEEDKVHLGPEEE